Sequence from the Toxoplasma gondii ME49 chromosome Ib, whole genome shotgun sequence genome:
TCCAAAAGATTGATGAAGAGAGGTGACGGCACTGAGCTTTTGAACCGGGCGTATTCGCTGACTTTTGCTCTATTGTCCAGGATTCGCTTTGTTCTAGTTTCTTAGGCAAAACTTAGCCTTGGAATCCGCGGTATCAGCACATGCTAATAAAAAAGGAAAAATACCAGAGGAAAATCGTGTGGCGCGTATATCCCAGGGTCTGCGGAACTTTCTTGCCACATGAGATTCGAGAGCCTCGCTACAGGTCACATGATGGCAACAGTCAGTTATCAGGTTACGCTTCGCAAAGACGGCATGCAATGGACACATTCGTCCAGTCATGCGTAAATTATACGCTCCATCTAAAATCTAAGGCCACGACGAAGCTGGTGGTGAAATATATCAGCGTCTTTCTATTGAGTAGTTAAGACATGCGAGATGTTCTCGTTATCCGTTTGCGTCTCTATGATTGTAAGCAAGCATTTTCCACCGCATGGTCATGCACATGTGATCTGGTTGCCTCTTCAGTATCCGCGTACTGAACTTAAAGTGCAGCAGATGAAGGGAAAAAGCAATATTCACCAATGTGCAGGTAGCACATTGGAACTCTTCAGCCTGGAAATCCTTGTGGCCGGATCCACCCCCACGAAAAACAAAGCTCGAACGATCACACAAAGCTGGAGTTGTTCTACCGCGTTCAGAAAACTCAACTCCACTGAGACACAATCGGATCACCACAGCAACGGAATCGGTCACTATCCGGACCTTATGAATGAACCGGTACAATACCGATATTTTACGTTGGTGGCAGAAACTTCCTTCAGGATCGCCCCAAGAACCTTCTAACACTAAATCACCATTTCATAAAAAGACCTAACCACAGACCCGCAGCGCCCGTCGCCTTACACGAAAAACGGTGTACGCTTGTCCACAGATGCTGCGAAGCCACATCATGCAGCACCCTTCGAGTGCGATGAATGCTGAGAGGGGGATTGCAGCGACGGTAGTCGCACACAATGACGTTGGTGTTAGCACCTCTTATGGTTTTTCGACATTCCCGGGTTCGATTCGGCTTCCTGAGGCACTACCCCGAGAAAAACATGAACCCGTGATGCACCCTTGACTTTATTCCGGTGTAGGATATACCGGAGGATCTTAGGACTAGAGGAATATACAGTCGACTTCTCCGTGATACGCGATGACGCACTCTACTAAGCCATGAGGAACACTGAGCAACGGACAGTTCCTCGACCGTGGAACAGATAGCGAGTACCACGCAAGGGACTGCTTCTTTGTAGTATACAAATGTCTGATGGCATATTCGCACCATTCCACCATGCAGTGGAAGAGATGTCATGAGCGTTGGACGAGCAACGGCTTGCAGACAACCTTTGAAACCATTAAAAGGAGACCAGTGAAATTCACTGTACTGTAGCAACAGTACATTCAGTGAAAAGGGGACGGCCACTTTCTAGTAAGGAGACCTTTGTTGTCCGGCCACACAGGTTTCTGGTCAGGGTGCTTAACGTAAAGCTGTGCTCCCAGTTGCcgcgctttctctcccttgatTCGCTCGCGTGCAAACCGATCCAAAAATGACAACCGCCTTCTCCTGAACAAAGGATCGAAGAACCTATGTTTCGCGCCATGGTATCGGGCCAGCCGCTCGTCGTGGTCCAGGGCTGCTTGCAGTGTGCGTCGGCTTTGTTCCTGCTTTTTCCTAAACGCGGTTGTATCCTGCACCGGTTCACGATCGCCGAGGCCTATATCTACTCGAAGCACAACCGGCTGCTGTATCAATTCGGAAGCACTTTGGCCTAAGCCAGTTTCCGCTAGAGCTGACAGAGCCAATAGACACTCCTGAGTGCGGCTCCTGGACAACGCTGTACCGCGGGATTCAGTGTCAAGAATGAGCGACTTTGGCTGCTCCAGCGAATCCTCCTCGCTACTGTTGGCTTCACGAGCTCCGTTATGGAAACGATCGCGGGATCGGTTATTTTTGCCACCTGAACATAACAGATCACCTCTTGACTCTGAACCCAGGAATGGAAATGAAGGAATACCACTTGGGAGAATCCGCGAACAGCAGGGAGGTCGTCCACCTTCTAGCATCACCGACCCCCAGGGGTATGAGTCGACGCAGGCGAGTCATAATTTCATCCTCCATCTGTTACTGGTGCCATGTTTTCCCCTGAAACAATTATATCAAAAGTGCTACCATAGCTGCAGGTGCTAAGTTCATGTTCTACGACTAACGCGGCGGACTTCCTTCAATTTACACCAGACATCTGCCGGTTACGTCACCCTGTGCTTTAGCGCGTACCATGTAAATATGGTGAAGCAGCACACACATTGCGGATCGCACCCGATTGTTCCGTtcgggaaaaaagaagagcagcTACGTCGTCGTTGATATTCGCCGGAGAAATGTGCCTGCGAAAACATGTGCACACATATTTTTCAGGAAGCAAGTAGTAGGTAGCACATTCCTCGCAAGTTAGTCACCACCTGTATTCATTGTCAATCTGAGTCTGCAGAAGGGTCATGTACGGCGACGTCCGCCTACTTCTGATATTCTCCGATAGCTGAGTGAACATGACCAGGCCGTTTTAAGACAACAGACTAGCGTACTTCAGCAAATACTTGAGTCAACATTGACAACCGttgtcttctgctttccacATCATCAGCTACTCTCACACGGCCGCTCAACCCAGGCGTGATGTACCTTTTATCTGTAGCTTGTTCCTGAGCAACTCGTCTTGTTGCCATCGCAGGCTCACTCGGGTCACCCTGTTGTTCCCTGTTTGTAGAGCTCGAAACAATACCTGCACCATACGCCGGCACACAATTAGTACCTAATGCAATCGTACACCAGCACGTACGGCGAACCAAGAAGCTTCACCGAGAGTCGTTTACACACGAGCTTCTGCGATGCTTGAGGCTTCATGCGCCTATGTCCTCATGCCGGACCTGCCTACATCACCAAGTCCCCTTGCGGGATCGGCTCCTGCCGAACAAATACCTACGCTGGTCGGCTGTGTGCTGCCAGGTAAATCCAGGATCCCTCCACAGCGCCGGGTCAACAGGGGTGCGTAACGGATCGTCGGGGCACAGCGTTCGATACAacctggaaaaagagaacgcaCATGTCACATCTTCGAATTGAAAATGCCATCGACACCTCACGGAGGTACTGGGGTTTTCTCATGTCCTCGCCGACACCACCCATCCCACCTACCCATAAAGGTCTTGGAGTGTCGGGTTCTCGCGAAGAACTTTTTCGTCTATACTTTGAAAAAACGCTCGAACCGCATCGCGCTTCTTCCAGCACTGTTCCATCGTGGCGGACAACGTTGTCAGCGACACATGAGCAGGACGAGGAGCAAATCGCATGGCCTGCACAGAGGCAACAAGTTGAGACCAGGAGCAGAAGCAAACTTGACATGTCTATATATGCTTCGATCATAGGTTGGCTGTGGGAAAGATGCTAGACATACATCGCAGGCCCTTTGCGTCCGGGAGAGACCGTCACGGGTTGTGTTCCTCGGTGAACAGAAAGTGAGCTGACTGCGTCGACAACATGCGCGACTCCATGTAGAGGACTGCATGTGCATGATCAGCCTTGCGCTGATGTACCAGCAAAATGGATTGAGTGGAAATTGCGCGCATGAGTGCTGCGAGACTGCGAGCTCAACGATAGATGCATGCAATCGACTCACCTGCATCTGAAAATATTGAGCCATCTGCACATCCTGGAGCATATACTTGGATGGCCAGTACCACTTCATCATTTGACGGCCTTGCAGTGGCCTCACCCACTGCTCTTCCCCTGGCATACCGCACGCATATCCAAAAATCTTTTTTCTGGCATCAGCTACGGCACTTTTTCGCATCGAGTGCGGTGTCTGCCCCTCTTGTAGGCGCCGGAGGGACGGAGATGCCAGCCTCCTCATCATAGCAGGCGAGGTTACGTGAGATTAACAGAAAACGCCTCACACTGCATACACGAACACGCCAAACTCATAAACCCGTGCTTCTCCTGCTCTACAGTGAAAttaaaaaaaaacagaacgcAGCGTGCAGACAAAGCATGTAAGATATTAACTAAGAGACTCGGGTCATTGTAGCAACCTAGCGGGTTTCTTAAGAAATATGGGCAGCACACTCTCTCCTTTATCACAGTTgtggaaaaacagaaaaaggcgCCATTTTAGTGGAATCGACGACTCAGACACTGGGAACGAACATTCTCAAGTCACCATTTGGCCAAAACTGAGACCAACTAACAGAGCCAGGATTTTTGTTCattcatgcatgcactggagGGTCTGCAAGGAGCGGGTCAGCGCTTTCCCCCTACCTGAAAAATCAAGGCACTCCGACAACGTGGCCGAGTGGTTAAGGCGGTGGCCTGCTAAGCCATTGGGTTCTGCCCGCGCAGGTTCGAATCCTGCCGTTGTCGCTTTGAAATTGCGGTTCGTTTAAGTAAATATTTTCCTCTTCCATACGGAGATCGTCTTAGCAGAGAAAGTGGTGGGTGAAGTgtttctgcctcgctctGACATCTTGTGAATTTCCAGACTGCTTCTTCACTTAGTTGCTATGCACATGAATAGCCCCGCGTGTTGTACAAATTAGAAaagttttctttcgcgtttcATCATCCTCGACCAACTATTAGCATAGGTGCTCTCCTTATGAGCAATGCCAATGTACTTTATCTCTCTAAGACGAAGAAGTATCGGTTTCGTTGACTGGTGACCTGGACACCACAGGTGACACCATTTGGAGGTTGCTCAGCGTAGCGTCGTTCAAGGATTGCTCTGTGTAGTTCGAGTGCCTTGGCATGGACCAACACCAGGCATAGCGCTATTTTATCCGCTAAATATGATAGATCGCACAAACATTCCTTAATGAGGCTCCTGCATAAAGCTGTACCCCGGGATTCAGCGTCAAGAATGAGTGACTTCAGCTGCTCCCGCCATTCCTCTCCTCGTTACTCGCGCCTTCACGAGCTCCGTTGTCAACACAGGAAGAGGTTTCGACAACCGAGAAACGTCATATTCTTCAGGGcaggaggaaaaaaaggTCTACATCAGCGGACATACTCGCTTTGTATCGTCAAAAAAACGTTACTTTTCCCCCCGGACTATATGTGCAGCAGGTTCCACGGCATTTGAAAAAGCTTAGGTCGCTTATTGTCTTTGACTCAAATTAGTCAGAAACCCTCTCGATCTACTGGAATATATCATGATATTGTCGAAACTAACGATGTACATCGAGCGGCAAGTCATAATCCGTTGACTTTACACTGTGCCCCGTACTTCACTCGTTGCGGTGGCTGCTAAGTAGTGCGGAACAAGGGGCGTTTTGGCGAAATTGAAGGTGAACATTTATTGAGGACCTGATAATAGGCGAGGCGAGCTGcatcgacagagaggagcgtCTGCCCAGCGTCGTCTCCAACAAGAGGTCGGCCCTGCCGTCTGTAGTACCCCTGACGTACCACGGTTCGTCGGCCTGTTGCAAACGCTCCATGTGATCGGGATTTTACTTACCTTCACCACATCGATGGTGCATTGTACATGTACTGACTGAGTCGTGGCCAGGGCTGCGATTCTGTAGTGACGATTCGTATTTATTCGACCCTGCGGTTCTATCCGTCATTAGCGACAGCAACATACCTATCCGGTGTTCACAGTTCGCAAAGGTCAAGGCCATACTGCAGCCCACACAGCAGAAAACGTAACTGTCTGTAACAGTCAGCGCCAGGTACACACGCTCATTATTTGGAGAAGATCCTTGCTGCGAGACACAAGTAAGAGATTATCCGGTGTAACTGGTAACACACCGGAACTAGGTGGCCATGCCTTGTCACTCAGGCTGAGCCGAAAGACAGGATTAGGATTCACCGTAATAAGAGGTAGTCAGTTCCCGTCAAAAGGAGGAACCTTCACGCTATGGTCTCAGACATCTCGTGTAGTCGAACGGACAAGCCCCACATTCTCTATGCTGTGTCCCTGCCGGGGACAAGGAACAAGGCGACGGCTGCAAATCCGTGTGGGATCACACATTAATACCCGACACACACGGGTTTTTCGTGTCATAGAAAGTAGTAACAGCTCACTTCTACTAAGGCCCGCTTCGCAGCTTGCTGCAGCCCTGTCGCTAGCACATGGCTCTCCTTTTCAGGGCGCTGACGTCCTGATTCAGCCAAAGAAATGCCGTCCCGACTACATCTAGAACCTCGCTACTACCTATGACACATTTCAActtcgaggagaaaaggggTAAGGGAAGAACCATGCGGCAAAGTGCAAGGCGGCTTGGACGGTCTGTCCTCACCGCCTTGCCAGCATGGTGCATCGCTGCTGGCTTGTCCTCTTTCAAAACACAATCACAAACAAGTCGGTGTTGATTGATTCGACTGCTGCACCAATGGCACTGCACCAGCCGAAAGGACGCCGACTTTTTTAGCGGTGACCGGCGGCGGACTCGCGGAACAAAAGCCGCCTGAAGCCTTCGAACCTATGGAATTGGACAGCAGCTGCCGATGTAATGCGGTTATTgcaaaacgaggaaagataTGTGCGTATGACAAAAGCGCATAATCTGACTAACACGACACGTGGATACGTATTCACGATGAACCAGGAATCACACTGTTCGGCACGGTCTAGTAGCGCATTGAAGAATTCAGTCAATATGCCCCGACACGGGTAATTTTGCTTCAAGTAACTGGTACGAGGATAGGTCCATACGATTAGTAAAATTGCGTTCATCCAGGCGGGATCCACGTGTAAAAAATTTGAGACGGTCGTCTCGGTATTACTGTGCACACCTAAGAAACTGCGTTCTGCTTCTGAATTGCTTTTTTGGGGATCAGTTAAGTGCGCATACGGGGGAAGGGACCTTTGTGGCGTTCGAATGGACCACTCCTAAACCTAGAACTGTGAAAATGGTAAAACTAATAACTTGGACACTACACCATAGAACTGTGAAAATGGTAAAATTAATAACTTGGACACTATGCCTAGAAATATGTGGGGGGTGAGgtcggaggaagaagccgtgGCACCATCCAAAGAGAGGAACTCGCTTACCCTCTGACATCTTTTAAATTTTACGGAAGATGGAATAGCAGCATCTTTTAAAGGATCAAACTCACCGCAGTTACCGGCAGCACAGCAGTCGCCAACGTATGAGTACTGCCGGGCTGTTGCCCAAATGGTCTGGACGCAAGACACCCACCACCGAGGATTGCCCAAATAATAGCACCACCGGGCTGAAGCTGCTCGTTCTTGTTTTTGCGCATCCTTCGATACCTATCCTTCATATGTGAAATTCATCCTTCCGTTAGCAAAAATAACAGTCACACATGATCGCAtagcacagaaaaaaaagttcGTCTCCCCGCGTCCCTGTCTTGGCCGTGAAAGGCTGCAGCCACACTGCCGTAGTGGTTTGCATGAATTGGAGGTCAACAGGGCGTGCCAGGCACGgggtgtgcatgcgcggctaCCCGCGTGTTTACCACAACATTCGACTACTGTGGCTTGTCGACTTCACCGATTCCCCTCTTCACGCCCTCTAGGTACCACCACTAAGCACTGCGTCAAATGTTTTTGTGCCTTGCCGAGGGGGAAGCCGACGAAAAAACAAATTCCCAAGTGACGTTGCCATTATCCTAGGGCACGTCCGCACAGCAAGCCTACTGCCCACACGTCTATTGCTGTGTGCAGTTTGAGCAGAAGGTGTCCACGGCAGCCTCTTTGTCTGCAAAACTCAACATCTGATACCAGAGTTTTTTTAGGAAGCTAAGTAACTCTTCGTATGAGGAATTGTGTTGTTTGCATGGGTAGACGGATCAGCAATTTGGACAAACGCGTCTCCCGTGAGCAGGGGTAAGTACTTCACGTTAAGAGGTTTTTATGCACTGGAGTTGCAACTCTACTGGGGTGGACGACCCCCTGCGTGCAAGGACCGGGCCAGGCGACCGTTCCGGCCAATGTGAGCAGGATGCATCTCTACTCTCTGTTGACTTTagttcttcctttttctgagACGCTGCTTCTGGTTCGATGTGTTCTGGTGTCTGGTAACTGAGTTTGTGACCGAGGACAGTCCAGTctggtgcatgcactcgaagACGGCTGCTGGTGCTGGACGGTGGGCACCTCAAGGATAGGTCTGACGTCTGCAAAGTGCGTTTTATCTGGGCTTGACGCTTTGTGTTAGATGCTATGCATTTTCAGCTGATCGGCACCAGGAATGTAGTGCCAGCTGTCGGGTGAAACACAAGAGCCCGGCGACCTATTTTTTTGGTGGGCAAGGCGAAAGTCGGACCAGCCTGGTTTCGCCAAGGAGAGATGATCTTGTCCACGtgcttgtcttctttttttccttccgtGCAAAACCACTAGGGTGGTGCTGAGGGCGTGGTCTCAGATGGTGCTGCCTATTCGTCGCGACCTCTCGCTGCTGTTATCACCGGAAGCCTTGGGCCGGAGGCGGGAATAATTGCAACGCTGTCGGTCGGCTTCGCGCAGTGCGTCGTTTTTTTTAGGCAGCACCGCTGTCACCTCTTCAGCCGTGCACGTTGCAGCTGCCTGTGTCTGTTGAGTCGTCCATTTCTGTCCGCTGCGCCActttcttttcccctttgGGCTTCCCGGGAGAGTGCACAGCGGCGGCATCGCGCGACAAACAATACATACGCTCTCAGCAGGACGCCGCCGGATCGGAGAAAAGATACCTGGCTCGTGTG
This genomic interval carries:
- a CDS encoding hypothetical protein (encoded by transcript TGME49_207800); this translates as MMRRLASPSLRRLQEGQTPHSMRKSAVADARKKIFGYACGMPGEEQWVRPLQGRQMMKWYWPSKYMLQDVQMAQYFQMQAMRFAPRPAHVSLTTLSATMEQCWKKRDAVRAFFQSIDEKVLRENPTLQDLYGLYRTLCPDDPLRTPVDPALWRDPGFTWQHTADQRIVSSSTNREQQGDPSEPAMATRRVAQEQATDKRHISPANINDDVAALLFSRTEQSGAIRNVCAASPYLHGGKNNRSRDRFHNGAREANSSEEDSLEQPKSLILDTESRGTALSRSRTQECLLALSALAETGLGQSASELIQQPVVLRVDIGLGDREPVQDTTAFRKKQEQSRRTLQAALDHDERLARYHGAKHRFFDPLFRRRRLSFLDRFARERIKGEKARQLGAQLYVKHPDQKPVWPDNKGLLTRKWPSPFH